A region from the Methylovorus glucosotrophus genome encodes:
- a CDS encoding SDR family oxidoreductase, with translation MTDRALVVGCGDLGQAVASLLQDGGLEVYGLKRSATDLPAGVHLLQADVTQPETLQGLAALKPRIVIYCVAADAHRDDSYRAHYVDGLRNTLAALRQAPPEHVFFVSSTGVYGQVSDDLLDEATIPVPDGFSGERMLQAEQLLASEYPAAHTILRFSGIYGPGRRRMLDLAREPARWPAQNGWTNRIHRDDGAAAIAYLVKQLFAGKPVEPLYVVTDDRPASQYEVLQWLAQQMGVPDAPQAAPAISGNKRLSNQRLRHTGFQLRYPDYQAGYAALLEQENLEP, from the coding sequence ATGACAGATCGCGCACTGGTAGTGGGCTGCGGTGATCTGGGGCAGGCCGTCGCCAGCCTGCTGCAGGATGGAGGACTGGAAGTGTATGGGCTGAAGCGCAGCGCCACGGACTTGCCGGCAGGTGTGCATCTGCTGCAGGCGGACGTGACGCAGCCTGAAACCTTGCAGGGGTTGGCGGCCTTGAAGCCCCGTATCGTGATTTATTGCGTGGCGGCGGATGCGCATCGCGATGACAGTTACCGTGCGCATTATGTGGATGGTTTGCGCAATACCCTGGCGGCCCTGCGGCAAGCGCCACCTGAGCATGTGTTTTTTGTTTCCAGCACGGGCGTGTACGGGCAGGTGAGCGATGATCTGCTGGATGAAGCCACGATACCGGTGCCGGATGGTTTTAGTGGCGAACGCATGTTGCAGGCGGAGCAGCTATTGGCGAGTGAATATCCTGCCGCGCATACGATTCTGCGTTTCTCGGGCATCTACGGACCTGGCCGCCGCCGTATGCTGGACCTGGCGCGTGAGCCTGCGCGCTGGCCCGCGCAAAATGGCTGGACCAACCGCATCCACCGGGATGATGGCGCGGCCGCGATTGCCTACCTGGTCAAGCAACTGTTTGCAGGCAAGCCGGTGGAGCCGCTGTATGTGGTGACGGATGACCGGCCTGCATCGCAATACGAGGTGCTGCAATGGCTGGCACAGCAGATGGGGGTGCCGGATGCCCCGCAGGCTGCGCCTGCGATTAGTGGCAACAAGCGCCTGAGCAATCAGCGCCTGCGGCATACAGGGTTTCAGTTGCGCTATCCGGATTATCAAGCAGGTTATGCGGCGCTCTTGGAACAGGAAAACCTGGAGCCTTGA
- a CDS encoding NUDIX domain-containing protein yields MHNYNDLIETPISSEVIASGGMLTARRDQVRLPNGGQSQREYVLHPGAVVMVALLDNGHLILERQFRYPLRRVFIELPAGKIDQGEAPLLTGQRELLEETGYTAKEWVYLGLQHPCIGYSNEVIHIYLARGLTAGEHKRDEDEALHIIDASLQDCLAMVQRGEITDGKTIVALMWAEKYLSGQWQPMPAQA; encoded by the coding sequence ATGCACAACTACAACGACCTCATCGAAACTCCTATCTCTTCTGAAGTAATCGCCTCGGGCGGTATGCTGACGGCGCGCCGCGATCAGGTGCGCTTGCCTAATGGCGGGCAAAGCCAGCGCGAGTATGTGTTGCACCCCGGTGCTGTGGTGATGGTGGCACTGCTGGATAACGGCCATCTGATACTGGAGCGACAGTTCCGCTACCCTTTGCGCCGGGTGTTTATTGAGTTGCCGGCGGGCAAGATTGATCAGGGCGAGGCGCCGCTGCTGACTGGGCAGCGCGAGTTGCTGGAGGAAACCGGCTACACCGCCAAGGAGTGGGTGTATCTCGGTTTGCAGCATCCCTGCATTGGCTACTCAAATGAAGTGATTCATATCTATCTGGCCCGTGGTCTTACCGCTGGTGAACACAAGCGCGATGAAGATGAGGCTTTGCATATTATTGATGCCAGCTTGCAGGATTGCCTGGCGATGGTGCAGCGCGGCGAGATTACCGATGGCAAAACCATCGTGGCGTTGATGTGGGCGGAGAAGTATTTGTCTGGCCAATGGCAGCCGATGCCAGCGCAGGCTTGA
- a CDS encoding porin, with the protein MKFKLNKCLLAVAATMTMAVPAMQAQAGGTINFGDDKSITVGLGMRTSFTSQEDAAPNTTSRSKDFNLDSIRLYTSASLNKYIKGTFNTEKNADDTVKMIDAIAQFEFMPEFNLWAGQMLPPSDRANLDGPYYLTAWSYPGVVSQYQNKNTGRDVGVTAWGKLLDKHLVYSVGAYEGNHASNLAGTGTTDPNRSDALMYAGRVQYDFWEAGLDPAYYTSSTYYGKDVLSVALVGMYQKDAVGSATTKDDYLAYNIDAVLEKVMSAGVLNLEGAAYRYDFSNDAVIAGAGSGTSPVKAGKAYLGLAAWMFPDVVGWGKFQPYVRYQKFNGDGSASLDVKEYDVGLNYIIDAHNARLSAVYTKNDTETQEKYNKFTVGLQLQF; encoded by the coding sequence ATGAAATTCAAGCTTAACAAGTGTTTGCTGGCAGTGGCTGCGACCATGACGATGGCTGTTCCTGCCATGCAGGCGCAAGCAGGTGGCACCATCAATTTCGGTGATGATAAGTCCATTACCGTCGGTCTGGGCATGCGGACCAGTTTTACCAGCCAGGAAGATGCAGCGCCTAATACCACTTCACGCAGCAAAGATTTCAACCTGGACAGCATTCGTCTGTATACCAGCGCTTCGCTGAACAAGTACATCAAAGGTACTTTCAACACGGAAAAGAACGCCGATGACACGGTCAAGATGATCGATGCCATTGCCCAGTTCGAATTCATGCCTGAATTCAACCTGTGGGCAGGTCAGATGCTGCCACCAAGCGACCGCGCCAATCTGGATGGTCCATACTACCTGACTGCCTGGAGCTATCCAGGCGTGGTTTCGCAATACCAGAACAAGAACACCGGCCGTGACGTGGGTGTGACCGCCTGGGGTAAGTTGCTGGACAAACACCTTGTTTACTCGGTGGGTGCCTATGAAGGTAATCACGCGTCCAATCTGGCAGGCACAGGCACTACTGATCCTAATCGTAGCGATGCGCTGATGTATGCCGGTCGTGTGCAATATGATTTCTGGGAAGCTGGCCTCGATCCCGCTTACTACACCAGCAGCACCTATTACGGCAAGGATGTCCTTTCTGTCGCCCTGGTTGGCATGTATCAGAAAGATGCCGTCGGTTCTGCCACCACCAAAGACGATTACCTCGCTTACAACATTGATGCTGTCCTGGAAAAGGTGATGAGCGCTGGGGTGCTCAATCTGGAAGGTGCTGCCTACCGCTATGACTTCAGCAACGATGCTGTTATTGCAGGTGCCGGTAGTGGTACTTCCCCGGTAAAGGCAGGTAAGGCTTATCTGGGCCTGGCTGCCTGGATGTTCCCTGACGTTGTGGGCTGGGGCAAGTTCCAGCCGTATGTTCGCTATCAGAAGTTCAATGGTGACGGCTCTGCCAGCCTGGATGTTAAGGAATATGACGTGGGTCTGAACTACATCATTGATGCTCACAACGCTCGCCTGAGCGCCGTGTACACCAAAAATGACACGGAAACTCAAGAAAAATACAACAAGTTCACTGTCGGTCTGCAATTGCAATTCTAG
- a CDS encoding pyridoxal phosphate-dependent decarboxylase family protein gives MNTPPTPSADIAAMFAPETFRELGHKLIDLLADYLAGNLAGQDPVMHWQAPEKADAEWQMPLPQEPVLDADGLLARLKNDILPTSLAIHHPHNMGHQVATPLPVAALCDLVAALTNQAMAVYETGPSATMLERQVLRWLGELIGWQDAGGILTSGGAQANLTALLAARQHAADVWKHGVADVKPLRILVSKHAHYSISRAAGIMGLGTDAVVSIPTDTEGRMLVNALAVAHAEVLANDTTVMAVVATAGCTPTGSIDPLLEIGRYCQDHGLWLHVDGAHGASALLSEQHRPALQGIALADSVVWDGHKLLYMPAAVSAVLFRNTASSFEAFSQDASYLFQGGEHIEEMYNVSYRTLECTKRMMGLKLWVAFSLYGVRGMAQLLDSTFAKARLLAQKLDAHPDFELLMQPQTNIVCFRHRPTALEGPALDAHQSRLREQLVQSGRFHLTRVTLEGRVWLRTTLMNPYTQTEDMDELLLALNQLAQQALA, from the coding sequence ATGAACACACCACCAACCCCTTCGGCGGACATCGCCGCCATGTTTGCCCCGGAGACCTTCCGTGAGCTAGGGCATAAGCTGATCGATTTACTGGCAGATTACTTGGCTGGCAATCTGGCAGGGCAAGACCCGGTGATGCATTGGCAAGCCCCCGAGAAAGCGGACGCAGAATGGCAAATGCCCTTGCCACAAGAGCCTGTGCTTGATGCTGACGGATTACTCGCACGCCTGAAAAATGACATCCTCCCGACCAGTTTGGCGATTCATCATCCGCACAACATGGGACATCAGGTCGCCACGCCATTGCCCGTGGCCGCCCTTTGCGATCTGGTCGCCGCCCTCACCAACCAGGCCATGGCCGTCTATGAAACCGGCCCCAGTGCCACCATGCTGGAGCGGCAAGTCCTGCGCTGGCTGGGCGAGCTGATCGGCTGGCAGGATGCAGGTGGCATACTGACCTCGGGCGGCGCGCAAGCCAATCTCACCGCCCTGCTCGCTGCGCGCCAACATGCGGCCGATGTATGGAAGCATGGCGTGGCCGACGTCAAACCGTTGCGCATTCTGGTGTCCAAGCATGCGCATTACTCCATCAGTCGCGCGGCGGGCATCATGGGGCTGGGTACCGATGCCGTCGTTAGTATTCCTACCGATACCGAAGGCCGCATGCTGGTCAACGCGCTGGCTGTTGCGCATGCCGAAGTCCTGGCGAATGACACCACGGTGATGGCCGTGGTGGCTACCGCAGGCTGCACCCCCACGGGCAGCATAGACCCGTTGCTGGAGATAGGCCGCTACTGCCAGGACCATGGATTGTGGCTGCATGTAGATGGCGCGCATGGCGCCTCAGCCTTGCTTTCCGAGCAGCATCGCCCTGCGCTGCAAGGCATTGCCCTCGCCGACTCCGTGGTGTGGGATGGTCACAAATTGCTGTACATGCCCGCCGCTGTTTCCGCCGTGCTGTTTCGCAACACGGCCAGCAGCTTTGAAGCATTCAGCCAGGATGCGTCCTACCTTTTTCAGGGCGGCGAGCACATTGAGGAAATGTATAACGTCAGCTATCGCACGCTGGAATGCACCAAGCGCATGATGGGGCTGAAGCTGTGGGTGGCGTTTTCACTGTATGGCGTGCGCGGTATGGCGCAACTGCTGGACAGCACCTTTGCCAAGGCGCGCCTGCTGGCTCAAAAGCTGGATGCACATCCAGACTTTGAGCTGCTCATGCAGCCGCAAACCAATATCGTGTGTTTCCGCCATCGGCCAACTGCACTGGAAGGCCCCGCGCTGGATGCGCATCAGAGCCGCCTGCGCGAGCAACTGGTGCAGAGCGGCCGCTTTCATTTAACGCGCGTCACGCTGGAAGGCCGCGTCTGGCTACGCACCACGCTGATGAACCCCTACACACAAACAGAAGATATGGATGAGCTGTTGCTGGCGCTGAATCAGCTGGCCCAGCAAGCCCTGGCCTGA
- a CDS encoding 2OG-Fe(II) oxygenase, whose translation MNSRSNDLLVDAIANDGYAITPDFLPPALIKTLADEAKALHAQGALQAATTGLSSRRSADNVGLRGDFIHWLEDELASPAQQNYLAAMRQLQQDFNQALFMGLFELETHLAVYPPGAVYRKHLDQFQGRAERQVSCILYLNEDWQPEDGGTLRIYLNGNASEPYMDISPTGGTLVTFLSGRFMHEVMPSRRERISLTGWFRTRSTAI comes from the coding sequence ATGAATTCACGTTCCAATGATTTACTGGTGGATGCCATTGCCAATGATGGCTATGCCATTACTCCTGACTTTTTGCCACCGGCCCTGATCAAGACGTTGGCAGATGAGGCAAAGGCCCTGCATGCGCAAGGCGCACTGCAGGCGGCGACCACGGGACTTTCCAGTCGCCGGTCGGCAGACAATGTAGGGCTGCGGGGTGACTTCATTCACTGGCTTGAGGATGAGCTCGCCAGCCCGGCACAGCAGAATTATCTGGCCGCCATGCGGCAGTTGCAGCAGGACTTCAACCAGGCCCTGTTCATGGGATTGTTTGAGCTGGAAACGCATCTGGCCGTTTATCCGCCCGGGGCCGTTTATCGCAAACATCTGGATCAGTTTCAGGGGCGTGCTGAGCGTCAGGTAAGCTGCATCCTGTACCTGAATGAAGACTGGCAGCCGGAAGACGGCGGCACCTTGCGCATCTACCTGAATGGCAACGCCAGCGAACCCTATATGGACATCAGCCCGACCGGCGGTACGCTGGTCACCTTTCTCTCTGGCCGCTTTATGCATGAAGTCATGCCTTCACGCCGCGAACGCATCAGCCTGACTGGCTGGTTCAGAACACGCAGCACTGCCATTTGA